The following nucleotide sequence is from Acidobacteriota bacterium.
ACCCCGACCTCCCCTACAACGGGCGCGCCACCGGCGAGCATTCGAGCCAGACCAGCACGCCCTCCCACAACGCCTGCGTCGCCTACAAGCGAGCGTACAAATACGCCACCATCACGCCCCTCCGGCCCACCGACCCGCCGAGCTTGGTGATCACCAGCCCGGCGGACGGGGCCCAGGTCACCGTCGGCTCCAACTTCCAGCTGCAGGCCACCGCCACCGATCCGGAGGACGGCAACCGTGCCGCCTACGTGAAGTGGTATTCGGACCGCGACGGCTACCTCGGCCAAGGCTCACCCTTGACCACCAGCCTGAGCTCCGGTGCCGAGCACCTGATCACCGCCGAGGTCACCGACACCAGCGGCACCAAGGTGCCCTACAGCATCCGCCTCCACGGCTATGAGACCAACGGCCCGGTGAGCTGGATCGACGACCCCAGCCACAATGAGCAGGTGTACGGCACCATCACTGTCTCCGGCTGGGCCACCGACACCTCCGGCGTCGACACCATCAGCTTCAAGGTCGACGGCAACCCGGTGTCCCTCACGGGGCTCAACACCAGCCTCAGCCGCGGCGACGTGTGCGCCGCCTACGCCAGCCTCAACGACCCCAACTGCCCGTATGTGGGCTTCCGGGGCAACCTCGACACCGAGCAGTTCAGCCCCGGCTATCACACCCTGCAGCTCATCTCCACGGACATCTGGGGCAACACCTCGACCTACAACCGTTCCTTCCGCAAGGTCACAGCGAAGATCTTTGCTCCCACCGACGACGCTTATGTCAGCGAAGCGGCCCCCAACAACAACTACGGCACCAACGACTTCCTGTACTTCCGGGCGACCGGCTCCGGCCAGGCCCTGCACACCTACTTGAAGTTCAACGTCACCGGCGTCGGCAGCCCGGTGCTCTCCGCTCAGCTCGAGCTGCAGCAAGCGTCAACGCTCAACAACCTGCGCATCTACAACATGACCGACGACAGCTGGAGCGAAGGCACCATCACCTGGAACAACGCCTCGTTGGTCAACAGCGGTAGCTTCCTCGCCGGTACCTTCTCCTCCGGAACCGACATCTCCATCGACGTCAAGTCCTACATCAGTGGCAATGGCGTCCACACTCTGGGGCTGGTCTGCACCGACGCTGCGGGGCAGCGCGTCTTCAGCGACGACAGCCTCTTCGGACCGCGATTGGTGATCACCTACTAATCCCTTTCTTGCCTCGACCGCTCCGGCCTGGGCCGGAGGCCTGAATCCAAGGAGCCCCGCCTCGGCACCGCTGCCGGGGCGGGGCTTGTTTCGTTGAAGGTCCTCGCGCGGCGGTTCCAGGGGAATCGTCTGTCCTCGGCGGTCTTGCCGGTACTGCCCCGCCGGGCTGTGGAGCACCGACTGGCTCTTCGGTGAGGAGAATCCCGCTGACTTCCCGCGTATTACTAATGAGGCACTCAAGCCTATAGCTATATCTCGCTCTTTGAGGCGAAGAAAGGACTGACCAATGCTCGCTCCAACCCGCTCGTGGATCGTCTGCTCGATCCTGCTCTGTTCCCTCGGCGTCGCCCTGGTGGCTCCCGCCGCCAGCGCCGACGTCCCTCCGGCAGCCTTCGATGTGCTCTCCGAAGAGGTTGTCTCCACCACCGATGAGGAAACCCGTGTCGACTTCCTGTTGACCCTCGACCAGGGGCTGATTCAAAGCGACCCCGATGCCGTCTCCGTGCCCTTGCCGGACGGCACCACCGCGCTGGCCCACCGCGCCTATTGGCAGTGGCTGAGCGCCGACGAGTATCACTGGTTCGGTGAATTGCAGAGTACCGCCGGTGAGTATCTCGGCGGCACCGTCAGCTTCCACTACTTCCAGGATCGCCTCATCGCCAACCTGCATACCACCGAGGGAGGCTCGTACCGCATCGTCCCCGACGCCGGAGTCCACCGCATGTCGAAGGTCGAGTCCTCCGGCAGCGGCTGCGGCATCCACCCTGGCGAGACCGGTCTCTCCGCCCTCACCGACGGGCTCCAATCGACCTCCGCCGCCATGGTGCCGCAGTCGGATTACCAGTGCCTCCCCAACAAGGCTCTGTACACCGTCGACGTCATGGTCCTCTACCCCCTGAGCCTGCAATCCCAGGCCGCCGGGGTGCAAAATTACGCCACCTCCAAGGTCTCCGAGGCCAACATGCTGTTCAGCACCAGTGGCGTCAACATCGTCTACCGCTTGGCCTACGTCGGCCCCATCACCGCCGAGCAGCCCCCCGGGCCCTCCACCAACGGCCCCAACCACGCCACCCAACCGGTGCTCAACTGGCTCAACGGGCAGGTCAATGATTCCAACCCCGACACCGAGGTGGAGCTCCTGCGCAAAGCCCACGGCGCCGACCTGATCAGCATCGTGGTGCCTCCCCATCCCAACAACAACTGCGGCATCGCCAACCTGCCGGAGATCCGCACTTTCGGCGGCTCGACCTACGAGGCCATGTACGACTCCACCGTCCACTTCGACGACAAGGCCTTCATGGTCGCGGAGCTCGACTGTGGCGACGACGACTACACCTTCGCCCACGAGTTCGGCCACACCTTCGGCATGCGTCATGAGGACGACACCCTGCCCACCACTGGCAATCAGAAGGCCATCTACCCCTGGGCCTACGGTTTCGACATGGTCCAGTCCGGGCCGGACGACGCCACGGTGATGGCCTGCTTCATGGGACCGTCCAACTGCCGCCGCATCCCCCGCTTCTCCAACCCCGACGTGCCCTACCAAGGGCGCGCCACCGGCGAGCATTCGAGCCAGGCCACGACTCCCTCCCACAACGCCTGCGTGGCCTACAAGCGGGCGTTCAAATACGCCACCATCACCCCTCTCCGGCCCACCAATCCGCCGAGCCTGGTGATCACCAGTCCGGCGGACGGCGCCCAGGTCACCGTCGGCTCCAACTTCCAGCTCCAGGCCACCGCCACCGACCCGGAGGACGGCAACCGCGCCGCCTACGTGAAGTGGTATTCGGACCGCGACGGCTACCTCGGCCAGGGCTCCCCCCTGACCACCAGCCTGAGCTCCGGCGCCGAGCACCTGATCACCGCCGAGGTCACCGACACCAGCGGCACGAAGGTGCCCTACAGCATCCGCCTCAACGGCTATGAGACCACCGGGCCGGTGAGCTGGTTCGACGACCCCAACCACAACGAGCACGTCTACGGGACCATCTCCGTCTCCGGCTGGGCCAC
It contains:
- a CDS encoding DNRLRE domain-containing protein gives rise to the protein MLAPTRSWIVCSILLCSLGVALVAPAASADVPPAAFDVLSEEVVSTTDEETRVDFLLTLDQGLIQSDPDAVSVPLPDGTTALAHRAYWQWLSADEYHWFGELQSTAGEYLGGTVSFHYFQDRLIANLHTTEGGSYRIVPDAGVHRMSKVESSGSGCGIHPGETGLSALTDGLQSTSAAMVPQSDYQCLPNKALYTVDVMVLYPLSLQSQAAGVQNYATSKVSEANMLFSTSGVNIVYRLAYVGPITAEQPPGPSTNGPNHATQPVLNWLNGQVNDSNPDTEVELLRKAHGADLISIVVPPHPNNNCGIANLPEIRTFGGSTYEAMYDSTVHFDDKAFMVAELDCGDDDYTFAHEFGHTFGMRHEDDTLPTTGNQKAIYPWAYGFDMVQSGPDDATVMACFMGPSNCRRIPRFSNPDVPYQGRATGEHSSQATTPSHNACVAYKRAFKYATITPLRPTNPPSLVITSPADGAQVTVGSNFQLQATATDPEDGNRAAYVKWYSDRDGYLGQGSPLTTSLSSGAEHLITAEVTDTSGTKVPYSIRLNGYETTGPVSWFDDPNHNEHVYGTISVSGWATDTSGVDTLSFKVDGAPVTLTNLNTSVGRGDVCAAYASLNDPNCPYVGFRGNLDTEQLSPGYHTLQLVSTDIWGNPSTTTRSFRKVTAKIFYPTDDAYVSEASPNANYGTDNYLYFRASGSGQARHTYMKYNVTGVGSPVLSANLEMRPLSTLNNLRIYHMTDDSWSQFSLTWNNASLANSGSFLAGTYSAGGTIAVDVKTYVNGNGVYTLGLVCTDAPGQRVYSSDTLFGPRLVVTY